The following nucleotide sequence is from Pseudomonas sessilinigenes.
TCTCGATACCTTCCTGGTTGACCTGCGACGTGCCCGGCCCACCGCGATGTTCGGGGTACCGCGAATCTGGACCAAGTTCCAGATGGGGGTCTACAGCAAGATGCCAGCCAGGCGCCTGGATTTTCTCCTGGGCCTGCCTTTCATCGGCAAGCGGGTCGGGCACAAGGTCCTGGCGGGCCTGGGGCTGGATGCCTTGCGGGTTGCCCTGTCCGGGGCGGCGCCGGTGCCCCAGGCCCTGCTGCATTGGTACCAGCGCCTGGGCCTGGACGTGCTGGAGGTCTATGGCATGACCGAGAACTGTGGTTATTCCCATATCGGCCGTTCCGGGGAATATGCCCCCGGCTGGATCGGCCGCCCGTGTCCCGAGGTCCAGGTGCGCATCGATGAGTCGGGGGAAGTCCAGGTGCGCAGTGGCGCGGTGATGCAGGGGTACTACAAGGACCCGCAGAAAACCGCGGAAACGGTCACGGAGGATGGCTTCCTGCGCACGGGCGACAAGGGTGAGCAGGATGCTGCCGGCAACCTGCGCCTGACCGGCCGGCTCAAGGAGATCTTCAAGACCAGCAAGGGCAAGTATGTGGCCCCGGCCCCCATCGAGATCCGCCTGGCCGAACACGCGCATATCGAGCAGGTGTGCGTGGTCGGTGATGGCCTGAGCGCGCCCCTGGGGTTGTGCGTATTGTCGGCGGCTGGCCAGCGGGCTGCCGGAGGCAGTACTCGCGAAGACCTGCACAGCAGCCTGGAAGGCCTGCTGGCCCAGGTCAATGGTCGCCTGGACAAGCATGAGCGCCTGCATCGCCTGGTGGTGGTCAAGGACAGCTGGGCGGTGGAGAACGGTTTCCTGACTCCGACGCTGAAGATCAAGCGCAATGTGATCGAGTCCACCTATGGCGGTAGTTTCCAGGCCTGGAGCGAGCGCGAAGAAGTCGTGCTGTGGCAGGATTGAGCGACGACAACCTAACAAGAAGGAAATGGCGATGAGCCTGTGGCGCACCACCCCAAACCTCGAACAATTGAATGCGATCCAGAAGAACACCATCGGTGAAGTGCTGGATATTCGCTTCGAGTCCTTTGACGAGCAATCGCTGACCGCGAGCATGGTCATCGACCACCGTACCCACCAGCCCTACGGTTTATTGCATGGCGGCGCCTCGGTGGTACTGGCCGAGACGGTCGGCTCGATGGCCAGCTACCTGTGCATCGATGCCAGCAAGTTCTATTGCGTGGGGCTGGAGATCAACGCCAATCACCTGCGCGGCCTGCGCAGCGGGCGGGTCACAGCGGTGGCCAGGGCCATTCACATCGGGCGCACCACCCATGTCTGGGACATCCGCCTGAGCAGCGACGAAGGCAAGGCCAGCTGTGTCTCGCGCCTGACCATGGCGGTGGTGCCCCTGGGACAGACTCCGCCAGCGCAGTGAGGCCGCACGCCATAGGCTGAGCCTGGGTGTCAGTATTCCTGTCCGTTACGGTCATTGCCCTGGTGCAAGGGCCTGCGGACAATCGGTATTCGTTTGGTGGATGGATAGGACGGTATGTCGCAACAGGTGTTTTTCGCTCACGCCAATGGGTTTCCCTCCGGCACGTACGGCAAGTTGTTTGCCGCCCTGGCGCCGGAATTCGAGGTGGCTCATTTGCAGCAGCATGCCCACGATCCACGCTTTCCGGTGGATGACAATTGGCAGAGCCTGGTGGATGAGCTGATTCATCACCTGCAACAGCAGGCGCAGCCGGTGTGGGGCGTGGGGCACTCGTTGGGTGGCGTGCTGCACCTGCACGCGGCCCTGCGGTGCCCGGAGTTGTACCGGGGGGTGGTGATGCTCGATTCGCCGGTGCTGACCCGCGCCGACCAGTGGGTGATCCTCGCGGCCAAGCGCTTTGGCTTCATCGACCGCCTGACCCCGGCTGGCCGTACCCTGGGCCGCCGCGAGGAGTTCACCGACATCGAGTCGGCCCGCAGCTACTTTTCGCGCAAGACCCTGTTTCGCGCCTTCGACCCGGATTGCCTGGATGCCTACTTGCAGCATGGCTTGCTGCAAGTGGGCGATCGCCTGCGCCTGCGTTTCGACCCGGCCACCGAGATCAGTATCTACCGCGGCGTACCGCACACCAGCCCGGGCAGTGCCCGTCAGCTCAAGGTGCCCCTGGCGGTGGTACGCGGCCAGCAGAGCAGGGTGGTGATGCGCCATCACACCAGCGCCGTGGGCCGCATGCCCCAGGGCGTGTCGCTGACCATGCCCGGCGGCCACATGTTTCCCCTTGAGCGACCTGAAGACACCGCGACCTTGCTCAAGGACCTGTTCAATCGCTGGCAGCACGACCAGCAACGGAGCCTGGCATGAACCAGGCCGTGGAAGAAGTGCGCCTGAGCCTGCCGCATATCGAGCTGGCAGCCCATCTGTTCGGCCCCGAGGACGGCCTGCCGGTCATCGCCCTGCATGGCTGGCTGGACAATGCCAACAGCTTCGCGCGCCTGGCTCCCAGGCTCGAAGGGCTGCGTATCGTCGCCCTGGATCTGGCCGGCCATGGGCACTCCGGGCATCGCCCGCCTGGAGCGGGTTATGCCTTATGGGACTATGTGTACGACGTGCTGCAGGTGGCCGAGCAACTGGGGTGGCAGCGTTTCGCCCTGATGGGCCACTCCCTGGGGGCCATCGTGTCCCTGGTGCTGGCGGCAGCCATGCCGGCCCGCGTCAGTCACCTGGCCCTGATCGATGGCGTCATCCCGCCTACCGCTACCGGCGAAGGCTCCGCCGAGCGCCTGGGCATGGCACTGCAGGCGCAACTGGATTTGCAGGGCAAGCGCAAGCCGGTCTACAGCACCCTGGAGCGAGCCATCGAGGCGCGGATGAAAGGGGTGGTGGCCGTCAGCCGAGAGGCCGCCGAGCTGTTGGCCCAACGTGGCTTGATGCCGGTGCCCGGTGGCTACACCTGGCGCAGCGACAGCCGCCTGACATTGGCCTCGCCGCTGCGCCTGACCCAAGAGCAGGCCATGTCCTTCGTGCAGCGGGTCGCCTGCCCAACACAACTGGTGGTGGCTGGCGATGGCATGCTGGCCAAGCACCAGGAATTGCTCCAGCGTCTACCCTTCAACCTGGAACAGCTGCCGGGCGGGCACCACCTGCACCTGAACGATGAGGCCGGTGCCACCTTTGTCGCAGACTGTTTCAATCGGTTTTTCGCCCTTCCTTGACTTGATCCGGTCAACTGTCGAGGCTTGGCGGGTTGAAATGGGAGACAACCATGATAGATCTGTACACCGCTGCGACCCCCAATGGCCATAAGGTTTCCATCCTGCT
It contains:
- a CDS encoding hotdog fold thioesterase, whose amino-acid sequence is MSLWRTTPNLEQLNAIQKNTIGEVLDIRFESFDEQSLTASMVIDHRTHQPYGLLHGGASVVLAETVGSMASYLCIDASKFYCVGLEINANHLRGLRSGRVTAVARAIHIGRTTHVWDIRLSSDEGKASCVSRLTMAVVPLGQTPPAQ
- a CDS encoding alpha/beta fold hydrolase produces the protein MSQQVFFAHANGFPSGTYGKLFAALAPEFEVAHLQQHAHDPRFPVDDNWQSLVDELIHHLQQQAQPVWGVGHSLGGVLHLHAALRCPELYRGVVMLDSPVLTRADQWVILAAKRFGFIDRLTPAGRTLGRREEFTDIESARSYFSRKTLFRAFDPDCLDAYLQHGLLQVGDRLRLRFDPATEISIYRGVPHTSPGSARQLKVPLAVVRGQQSRVVMRHHTSAVGRMPQGVSLTMPGGHMFPLERPEDTATLLKDLFNRWQHDQQRSLA
- a CDS encoding alpha/beta hydrolase; this encodes MNQAVEEVRLSLPHIELAAHLFGPEDGLPVIALHGWLDNANSFARLAPRLEGLRIVALDLAGHGHSGHRPPGAGYALWDYVYDVLQVAEQLGWQRFALMGHSLGAIVSLVLAAAMPARVSHLALIDGVIPPTATGEGSAERLGMALQAQLDLQGKRKPVYSTLERAIEARMKGVVAVSREAAELLAQRGLMPVPGGYTWRSDSRLTLASPLRLTQEQAMSFVQRVACPTQLVVAGDGMLAKHQELLQRLPFNLEQLPGGHHLHLNDEAGATFVADCFNRFFALP
- a CDS encoding AMP-binding protein, coding for MSAAFRLPLQVFYEREARHPQQRFLVQPCGGGKVQELNWADVARQVRSAAQWLRERQLPPGSRIAIIGKNSAHWIIADLAIWMAGHVSVPLYPNLTAESVAQVLEHSESALVFIGKLDAWPEMAAGVRPGLPTISLPLAPKGRFDFCWDDLQRCQPLAESPCPAAEQLATIIYTSGTTGMPKGVMHSFANLGFAASHGVDLFGLGPDDRLLSYLPLCHVAERMFVEMAAIYTGQTVFFAESLDTFLVDLRRARPTAMFGVPRIWTKFQMGVYSKMPARRLDFLLGLPFIGKRVGHKVLAGLGLDALRVALSGAAPVPQALLHWYQRLGLDVLEVYGMTENCGYSHIGRSGEYAPGWIGRPCPEVQVRIDESGEVQVRSGAVMQGYYKDPQKTAETVTEDGFLRTGDKGEQDAAGNLRLTGRLKEIFKTSKGKYVAPAPIEIRLAEHAHIEQVCVVGDGLSAPLGLCVLSAAGQRAAGGSTREDLHSSLEGLLAQVNGRLDKHERLHRLVVVKDSWAVENGFLTPTLKIKRNVIESTYGGSFQAWSEREEVVLWQD